Proteins encoded in a region of the Nicotiana tomentosiformis chromosome 9, ASM39032v3, whole genome shotgun sequence genome:
- the LOC104117092 gene encoding probable WRKY transcription factor 48 codes for MADKENKLKPDTSSLEISTFSDQIPASTYSLFDMPTCETEKGSSLSLMFSSHPITTPSIFDLLQPPPPPPVPLLVPSQLKIVNKIPSSEIVNTPNSSSISSSSTEAAANDDQLQATTKTVDDDDEHKNKKQLKPKKKNQKRQREPRFAFMTKSEVDHLDDGFRWRKYGQKAVKNSPFPRSYYRCTTATCGVKKRVERSSEDTSIVVTTYEGIHTHPCPITPRTSIGILPEATAYGGSIGGGGGSSSLFIPQFHYQASQQQQQTYFQTPTLPINFISTSDSSLYSSQERRFSPSTSSSSSLARDHGLLQDMVPSQMRRDPKEE; via the exons ATGGCGGACAAGGAAAACAAGCTAAAACCAGACACTTCATCACTAGAAATTTCCACATTTTCCGATCAGATTCCGGCGAGTACTTATTCTTTATTTGATATGCCAACATGTGAAACAGAAAAGGGTTCTTCTTTAAGCTTAATGTTTTCTTCTCATCCAATTACTACTCCTTCTATATTCGATTTGCTTCAacctccaccaccaccaccggtACCTTTATTGGTTCCATCACAACTTAAAATAGTCAATAAGATTCCGTCGTCTGAGATTGTAAATACTCCTAATTCGTCGTCCATCTCTTCATCATCAACTGAAGCTGCTGCCAATGATGATCAACTACAGGCCACCACTAAAAcagtagatgatgatgatgaacacAAGAATAAGAAACA GTTAAAACCCAAGAAGAAGAACCAAAAGAGGCAAAGAGAGCCGAGATTTGCGTTCATGACAAAGAGCGAAGTTGATCATTTGGATGATGGTTTTAGATGGAGAAAGTACGGCCAAAAAGCAGTAAAAAACAGCCCCTTTCCCAG GAGCTACTATCGTTGCACCACCGCAACATGTGGTGTAAAGAAGAGAGTGGAAAGGTCATCCGAAGATACTTCAATAGTAGTTACCACTTATGAAGGTATTCACACTCATCCATGCCCCATTACGCCTCGCACCAGCATCGGCATTCTGCCGGAAGCCACCGCCTACGGTGGCTCaattggtggtggtggtggtagttccTCTTTATTTATCCCACAATTCCATTATCAagcatcacaacaacaacaacaaacctattTTCAGACACCAACATTACCGATAAACTTTATTAGTACTAGTGATTCCTCCTTATATTCATCCCAAGAGAGAAGGTTCTCGCCTTCTACTTCTTCATCTTCCTCTTTGGCTAGAGATCATGGGCTTCTGCAGGACATGGTGCCATCCCAAATGAGGAGAGATCCAAAAGAAGAGTAG